A single genomic interval of Terriglobus albidus harbors:
- the aroE gene encoding shikimate dehydrogenase, with translation MTSSSPNLALQSLRSRLGHVCVALQGSSPSELFQKAEAAAPEHPFLEFRLDSLPNPAAALPRLKAFLEANPLVTAITTCRRKPNGGGFPGSLSDEAEILAKAAAGGSQLIDLEIESAEAMKHADLDKLRAAGAAIIISYHDFETTRDLDSVYERIQKFQPDFIKVVPTARSLADNLTLFSFLEKYGEAGNIIGISMGEYGVISRVLGVRAGSAFTFAASSVEDATAPGQIPARALVENYRIDQIAAGTKIYGVAGNPVRSSLSPLMLNTAFRRETVNAVYLALQTSKLTDLLRVVQAIPIHGLSVTMPLKQEILEHLERTDPLSAKIGAVNTIVRAQDGKLYGFNTDVGGIVGPIERRRPIRGLKVLVLGAGGASRAAVFGLKEKGADVTIYNRTVETAQKLAKQAGAKTIKRELIGKTHFDLIINSTPAGMKGNKLTHILEPGELHADLVFDLVYNPVETPFLRMAREKGIPVITGVEMFVHQGARQFEIWTGKPAPEDEMLRVVVHALKQLQAEALASAPVKEEPKHVEVPKPAAVKVEHKPEPAKAPPAKAPMAAPLTKKPVATAAPVKEKAPEKKAPAPVKKSAVKVAPTKPAAKAPAKAIVKSPVKKAAAKPVPAKTAAKSAKKAVAKAPIKAAKKK, from the coding sequence ATGACTTCTTCCTCACCGAACCTCGCCCTTCAGTCGCTGCGTTCGCGTCTTGGCCATGTCTGCGTTGCCCTGCAGGGTTCAAGCCCGTCCGAGCTTTTCCAGAAGGCTGAAGCTGCGGCTCCGGAGCATCCGTTTCTGGAGTTCCGGCTGGATTCACTGCCGAATCCCGCTGCCGCATTGCCGCGCCTGAAAGCATTTCTGGAAGCAAATCCGCTGGTCACCGCAATTACCACCTGTCGGCGGAAGCCGAATGGCGGCGGATTTCCGGGAAGCCTCTCGGATGAGGCGGAGATCCTGGCGAAGGCAGCGGCCGGCGGAAGCCAGTTGATCGATCTCGAGATCGAGTCGGCCGAAGCGATGAAGCACGCCGACCTGGACAAGCTGCGGGCGGCCGGTGCTGCGATCATCATCAGCTATCACGACTTTGAAACGACCCGCGACCTCGATTCCGTCTATGAACGGATCCAGAAGTTCCAGCCGGACTTCATCAAGGTCGTTCCGACGGCGCGTTCGCTCGCGGATAACCTGACGCTGTTCTCGTTTCTGGAGAAGTATGGCGAGGCAGGCAATATCATCGGCATCTCGATGGGAGAGTACGGTGTCATTTCGCGTGTGCTGGGTGTGCGTGCCGGCTCAGCGTTTACCTTTGCCGCTTCGAGCGTGGAAGATGCCACCGCTCCCGGTCAGATTCCTGCACGTGCCCTGGTAGAGAACTACAGGATTGACCAGATTGCGGCGGGAACCAAGATCTACGGTGTGGCTGGAAATCCGGTGCGGTCGTCGCTCTCGCCCCTGATGCTGAATACCGCCTTCCGCCGTGAAACGGTGAACGCTGTCTATCTGGCGCTGCAGACCTCCAAGCTAACCGATCTGTTGAGGGTCGTGCAGGCGATACCGATACACGGGCTCTCGGTGACGATGCCATTGAAGCAGGAGATTCTGGAACACCTGGAGCGGACCGATCCACTCTCAGCCAAGATTGGCGCGGTGAACACCATCGTGCGTGCCCAGGATGGGAAGCTGTATGGCTTCAATACAGATGTAGGCGGCATCGTCGGACCCATCGAGCGCCGACGGCCCATCCGCGGGCTTAAGGTGCTGGTGTTGGGCGCCGGTGGAGCATCACGCGCCGCTGTCTTCGGTCTTAAGGAGAAGGGTGCGGATGTGACCATCTATAACCGCACGGTGGAGACCGCGCAAAAACTGGCCAAGCAGGCCGGGGCGAAGACTATCAAGCGTGAGCTGATCGGTAAGACGCACTTCGACCTCATCATCAATTCGACTCCCGCCGGGATGAAGGGCAACAAGCTGACCCATATCCTCGAGCCCGGTGAGCTGCACGCGGATCTGGTCTTTGATTTGGTCTACAACCCGGTCGAGACACCTTTCCTGCGCATGGCGCGGGAGAAGGGCATTCCGGTCATCACTGGCGTGGAGATGTTTGTCCATCAGGGGGCACGGCAGTTCGAGATCTGGACGGGTAAGCCCGCTCCGGAGGATGAGATGCTGCGTGTGGTGGTACATGCACTGAAGCAGCTGCAAGCAGAGGCTCTGGCTTCCGCTCCGGTCAAGGAAGAGCCAAAGCATGTAGAGGTGCCGAAGCCTGCAGCCGTGAAGGTAGAACACAAGCCGGAACCAGCAAAGGCTCCGCCTGCTAAAGCTCCTATGGCGGCCCCGCTCACAAAGAAGCCGGTGGCAACGGCTGCGCCGGTCAAAGAAAAGGCTCCTGAGAAGAAGGCTCCAGCGCCGGTGAAGAAAAGTGCGGTGAAGGTAGCGCCAACGAAGCCCGCCGCAAAAGCGCCTGCGAAGGCTATTGTGAAATCGCCTGTGAAGAAAGCGGCGGCTAAGCCGGTACCCGCAAAAACAGCAGCGAAGAGCGCTAAGAAGGCTGTCGCCAAAGCTCCGATAAAGGCTGCGAAAAAGAAGTAG
- a CDS encoding TetR/AcrR family transcriptional regulator has translation MPTTSPRTLQPRKTPVQERSTATVDAILQAAIQVLVSVGKERLTTTLVAMRAGVSVGTLYQYFPNKSALLQASLKRHMHGVATSVDRVCKEYRSASLLTMGETLIDAYLSAKMHNVKESAALYSVSSDLDGLAIAKAAGARGRRVVAELFATASEGLTKDPEIVATMVMAALNGVSRRLLEAKSPERELAPLREELLVLVRGYLQTCIASPPTEQE, from the coding sequence TTGCCTACGACCTCTCCACGCACGCTGCAGCCGCGAAAAACGCCAGTTCAGGAGCGTTCTACCGCTACCGTCGATGCCATTTTGCAGGCGGCTATTCAGGTTTTGGTCTCGGTCGGCAAGGAACGGCTGACCACGACACTTGTGGCCATGCGCGCAGGCGTCTCCGTGGGAACGCTGTATCAGTACTTCCCCAACAAGAGCGCTCTGCTGCAGGCCAGCCTGAAACGGCATATGCACGGCGTCGCCACATCCGTCGACCGCGTTTGTAAGGAATACCGTTCCGCCAGCCTGCTCACAATGGGAGAGACGCTGATCGACGCTTATCTCAGCGCCAAGATGCACAACGTCAAGGAGAGCGCGGCGCTCTACTCCGTCAGTTCCGACCTGGATGGTCTCGCGATCGCCAAAGCAGCCGGCGCACGCGGACGCCGCGTTGTCGCCGAACTCTTCGCAACCGCAAGCGAAGGTCTCACCAAAGACCCGGAGATTGTTGCCACCATGGTGATGGCCGCGCTCAACGGAGTCTCACGTAGACTGCTGGAGGCGAAGTCACCGGAACGCGAACTAGCACCCCTGCGTGAAGAGCTTCTCGTGCTTGTGCGTGGATATCTGCAGACCTGTATTGCATCACCGCCGACCGAGCAGGAATAG